One Fusarium poae strain DAOMC 252244 chromosome 4, whole genome shotgun sequence DNA window includes the following coding sequences:
- a CDS encoding hypothetical protein (MEROPS:MER0013463~BUSCO:16977at5125), with the protein MKLPRAPFRSVDPRLPLRASSTRRISTIGLTARPKLSLNAPARLRTYASVSASELRFGQPVHETHPHILKAGEITQGITAQEYADRRAALADSMTDGSVAVLHAASLQYKSGAVFHAYRQESNFLYLTGWMEGDAIAVIQKTGPNYGDYVFHMFAKPKNAREEQWNGYRNGVDAARDIFNADEAHSIYEAEHLLPKILDKAKLIYADSPPSKGGIAATATWLWRLISGKDTRPTRTPLYSVMNKLRVVKSEAEVANMRLAGQISGRVITDAMRQPWKREKDLHWFLDYNFAVNGCEGPAYIPVVAGGERANCIHYTVNNSTFNKDEFILIDAGGEYGTYITDISRTWPASGRFTPAQRDLYQAVLNVQRSSISLCRESSRLSLEDIHNVTARGLVDQLRAIGFDVTMANIDQLFPHHVGHYIGLDVHDCPGYSRRETLRRGHCVTIEPGVYVPQDDRWPAAFRGMGVRIEDSVCVDDDSPYILSTEAVKEVDDIEALRP; encoded by the coding sequence ATGAAACTCCCTCGAGCTCCTTTCCGGAGCGTTGATCCTCGTTTACCCCTCCGAGCCTCTTCGACAAGACGCATATCAACAATAGGTCTCACAGCCAGACCAAAGCTGTCTTTAAATGCACCGGCCCGTCTCCGAACATATGCCTCCGTGTCCGCCTCCGAGCTCCGGTTCGGACAACCTGTCCATGAGACACATCCTCATATCCTAAAAGCCGGTGAAATTACACAGGGCATCACAGCACAAGAATATGCCGACCGTCGAGCTGCTCTGGCGGACTCCATGACAGATGGAAGTGTTGCTGTCCTGCATGCCGCATCCTTACAATACAAGTCCGGAGCTGTTTTCCACGCCTATCGACAAGAGTCCAACTTTCTATATCTTACAGGATGGATGGAAGGGGATGCCATTGCAGTGATACAAAAGACAGGTCCCAATTACGGCGACTACGTATTCCACATGTTTGCCAAACCCAAGAACGCTCGGGAAGAGCAGTGGAACGGGTATCGCAACGGTGTTGATGCTGCAAGAGATATCTTCAACGCTGACGAGGCGCATTCCATCTACGAGGCAGAGCACTTGCTACCCAAGATCCTTGACAAAGCCAAACTTATCTACGCAGACTCACCACCCTCTAAAGGCGGCATTGCTGCTACGGCGACTTGGCTATGGCGACTCATCTCTGGCAAAGATACACGACCAACCCGAACACCGCTCTACTCTGTCATGAATAAGCTTCGGGTGGTCAAGAGTGAGGCGGAGGTTGCCAACATGCGTCTTGCTGGTCAGATCTCAGGGCGGGTCATCACAGACGCAATGCGCCAGCCCTGGAAACGTGAGAAAGATCTACATTGGTTTCTTGACTACAATTTTGCTGTCAATGGATGCGAGGGCCCGGCTTACATCCCTGTGGTAGCTGGCGGTGAGCGCGCAAACTGTATTCACTACACGGTGAACAACAGCACATTCAACAAGGACGAATTCATTCTCATCGATGCGGGCGGCGAATACGGCACCTACATTACTGACATATCCCGCACATGGCCGGCTTCTGGCCGCTTCACCCCCGCCCAGCGCGACCTATACCAGGCCGTCCTCAATGTGCAACGATCGAGTATCTCGCTGTGCAGGGAAAGCTCTCGACTCTCACTAGAGGACATTCACAACGTTACTGCGCGTGGACTTGTTGACCAGCTGCGCGCTATTGGATTCGATGTTACCATGGCCAACATTGATCAGCTCTTCCCCCACCATGTCGGTCACTATATTGGCCTTGACGTGCATGACTGCCCTGGATACAGCCGTCGCGAGACCCTTCGCCGCGGCCACTGCGTTACCATCGAGCCGGGTGTTTACGTTCCTCAAGATGACCGATGGCCGGCCGCCTTTCGGGGCATGGGCGTCCGAATTGAGGACAGTGTTTGCGTAGACGATGATTCACCCTACATTCTATCCACGGAAGCGGTGAAAGAGGTTGACGACATTGAAGCGCTACGACCATGA
- a CDS encoding hypothetical protein (BUSCO:13898at5125) — protein MSSRRGPLTNNPNVANSPLRGVSALAGYAKQKRSYATVQREETYGQPPPLKKQVLDNGVQRPVRSPSRSTRTQVLVQRGTTRPSTKERSARTVPTNVARDMDNEKEAWKRHHRAKFPKMVFYFESIPDDVRARLTKKVNYLGATQEPFFSISVTHVVTTRSIPPERPEGHQEQELDHRDEHHESEEQPQTINPSLLNRNTEARRKLLSEFRNAPTRTQQIDDPTKRTRGTRNNDVLYKAREMGKKIWSLEKFQNMLSVLLEAETNHASYSRSASTRSHYGNSREANLLQLLHNERVNGPSDRDPTAVHRELTYFKGPHIYVWDMDEKNKPIMVREYPKVTNKSDGEWPQFRSVGNGRCPFVEDHDVPEKDHRRQREQEKARQAKREEVAHVIKPPQVPMPKPVTGKRSITEMEDGQNRVRAGTPTDVFNINTAKAAMSKQENFRPQNAFTSRAAAGRLFAGEPVASGVQPSNITSAIRSQMISSTSGVNGAKAGTSKEVHGLQRKVLQKAAPASFDVSSRRLAEVSMDVASSRSTTMGRHTSRPAEVQEEEVQKTERRTQSQPLKSKKDLKPGYCENCQDKFRDFDEHILSRKHRKFAENDDNWIELDSLLSQIKRMPKYAPGSDEEEAW, from the exons ATGTCTTCAAGACGGGGTCCATTAACCAACAACCCCAATGTTGCAAACTCACCTCTCCGTGGAGTTTCTGCTCTGGCTGGGTATGCTAAGCAGAAACGTTCCTATGCTACCGTCCAGCGTGAAGAAACCTATGGCCAGCCGCCGCCTCTAAAGAAACAGGTCCTTGATAATGGCGTGCAGCGCCCGGTTCGATCCCCATCCAGGTCAACCCGGACCCAGGTTCTGGTTCAACGCGGCACTACGCGTCCTTCGACAAAGGAAAGATCCGCGAGGACCGTCCCGACAAACGTAGCCCGTGATATGGATAATGAGAAGGAAGCATGGAAGAGACATCATCGTGCCAAGTTCCCCAAGATGGTTTTTTACTTTGAGAGTATACCCGATGACGTTCGTGCGAGGTTAACAAAAAAAGTTAACTATCTTGGTGCT ACGCAAGAACCTTTTTTCTCCATCTCTGTTACCCATGTCGTCACTACCCGATCGATTCCACCCGAGAGGCCCGAGGGACACCAGGAGCAGGAATTGGACCATCGCGATGAACACCACGAATCTGAGGAACAACCCCAAACCATCAACCCGTCGTTATTGAATCGTAACACTGAAGCACGAAGGAAACTTCTGTCCGAGTTCCGTAATGCTCCCACAAGAACGCAACAAATTGATGACCCTACGAAGCGAACCCGAGGAACCAGGAACAATGACGTGTTATACAAGGCCCGCGAGATGGGCAAGAAGATCTGGTCTCTGGAAAAGTTCCAAAATATGTTGTCTGTTTTGCTCGAAGCTGAGACGAACCATGCCTCTTATTCGAGATCTGCGAGCACCCGAAGTCATTATGGCAACTCCCGGGAGGCCAACTTGCTTCAGCTGTTGCATAATGAGCGTGTGAATGGACCTTCAGACCGCGACCCGACCGCTGTTCATCGCGAGTTGACCTATTTCAAGGGCCCTCATATCTATGTGTGGGATATggatgagaagaacaagCCTATCATGGTTCGCGAATACCCCAAGGTTACGAACAAGTCAGATGGAGAGTGGCCACAGTTCCGAAGTGTTGGAAACGGTAGATGTCCCTTTGTGGAAGATCACGATGTCCCTGAAAAGGATCACCGAAGGCAACGAGAGCAAGAAAAGGCTCGACAAGCCAAGCGAGAGGAAGTTGCTCACGTAATCAAGCCACCTCAGGTCCCAATGCCAAAGCCGGTAACAGGAAAGCGATCTATCACTGAGATGGAAGATGGCCAGAACCGAGTCCGTGCTGGAACACCCACTGATgtcttcaacatcaacacagCCAAGGCGGCTATGTCAAAGCAAGAGAATTTCCGACCACAAAATGCTTTCACAAGccgtgctgctgctggtcgtCTTTTTGCCGGCGAGCCTGTCGCATCTGGTGTGCAACCGTCGAATATCACCTCTGCTATTCGCTCGCAGATGATCTCGTCGACATCTGGTGTCAACGGTGCCAAGGCTGGAACTAGTAAAGAAGTTCACGGTCTTCAAAGGAAGGTGTTGCAGAAGGCTGCTCCTGCTTCGTTCGATGTGAGCTCGCGTCGTTTGGCTGAAGTGTCAATGGATGTTGCGTCTAGCCGATCAACAACGATGGGCCGACACACTTCGCGACCTGCTGAGGTgcaagaggaggaagttCAAAAGACTGAGCGAAGGACACAGTCCCAACCACTTAAGAGTAAAAAGGACTTGAAGCCCGGTTATTGCGAGAACTGCCAGGATAAGTTCCGCGATTTCGACGAG CATATCCTATCCCGAAAACACCGAAAGTTTGCTGAGAACGACGACAATTGGATTGAACTTGACTCTCTTCTATCGCAAATCAAGAGGATGCCAAAGTACGCACCCGGATCtgacgaggaggaagcaTGGTAA
- the ATG12 gene encoding Ubiquitin-like protein (BUSCO:55178at5125) gives MSETPKDQGPSSPSPSPSPSPSTASPMPLADNEVAGSGAASPNLPLTMSASVVLADLPRDATAALEAAGSFKTDKIVVRFKPVGSAPSLAQDVCKISSTRRFEEVVRYLRKKLRCKETDSVFLYVNSAFAPSLDEVVGNLHQCFKNSHGQLVVAYSLTPAFG, from the exons ATGTCTGAGACACCGAAAGATCAGGGGCCCTCGTCGCCTTCACCTTCACCGTCACCGTCACCTTCTACCGCCTCACCAATGCCTCTTGCCGACAATGAAGTAGCAGGCAGCGGCGCCGCATCTCCAAATCTGCCACTCACCATGTCTGCTTCAGTAGTACTGGCTGACCTACCACGGGATGCAACCGCAGCGCTAGAAGCCGCAGGAAGCTTCAAGACGGACAAGATCGTGGTACGATTTAAACCCGTCGGGTCTGCGCCGTCGTTGGCCCAGGACGTATGTAAGATCAGCTCGACAAGACGCTTTGAAGAGGTTGTTAGGTAcctgaggaagaagttgagatGCAAAGAGACGGACAGTGTCTTTTTGTATGTCAATAGTGCGTTTGCGCCGTCTTTGGATGAAGTTGTTGGCAACTTACATCAG TGCTTCAAAAACTCTCACGGTCAACTTGTCGTTGCCTACTCTCTAACACCTGCTTTTGGATGA
- a CDS encoding hypothetical protein (BUSCO:40936at5125) → MRSCTSLLSRVSVSSHRPANRCLGSSVRPLIIRGVAQSRYSSHSPMGAPQAAQRKKVTVGTLRSMHRKGDPITVMTAHDFPSGHVAEHAGMDIILVGDSLAMVALGMEDTSEVVMEEMLLHCRSVARATKSAFTVGDLPMGTYEISPDQALATAIRFIKEGRVQSVKLEGGKEMAPTIKKITTAGIPVLGHIGLTPQRQNALGGFRVQGKTSSGAMSILEDALALQEAGCFAMVVEAVPAEVAALITEKLSVPTIGIGAGNGTSGQVLVQVDMLGNFPPGRFLPKFVKKYGDVWGESLRAIEAYRDDVKSRQYPGPEHTYPISAEELENFTKAVKDS, encoded by the exons ATGAGGTCTTGCACCTCTCTCCTATCCCGGGTGTCCGTGTCGTCCCATCGGCCGGCGAACCGGTGCCTCGGCAGCTCCGTTCGGCCCCTCATCATCCGAGGTGTGGCGCAGTCCCGGTATAGCTCACACTCTCCTATGGGTGCGCCTCAGGCTGCCCAGCGCAAGAAGGTCACTGTCGGAACCCTTCGTTCCATGCACCGCAAGGGTGATCCTATCACTGTCATGACAGCTCATGACTTCCCTAGTGGCCATGTTGCTGAACATGCAGGCATGGATATCATTCTCGTCGGCGATAGTCTTGCCATGGTTGCTCTTGGTATGGAGGACACAAGTGAAGTCGTTATGGAAGAGATGCTACTTCACTGCCGGTCAGTTGCAAGAGCCACCAAATCCGCTTTCACT GTTGGTGACCTGCCCATGGGTACATACGAGATAAGCCCAGACCAGGCTCTTGCGACTGCCATCCGTTTTATCAAGGAAGGTCGTGTCCAAAGTGTCAAGCTTGAAGGTGGGAAGGAGATGGCTCCCACCATCAAGAAAATCACCACCGCTGGTATCCCCGTTCTTGGCCATATCGGTTTGACCCCTCAGCGACAAAATGCTCTTGGTGGCTTCCGTGTTCAGGGCAAGACAAGTAGTGGTGCTATGAGCATCCTCGAGGATGCCCTTGCTCTCCAAGAAGCTGGCTGCTTTGCCATGGTTGTCGAAGCTGTTCCTGCCGAGGTGGCAGCGCTCATTACCGAGAAATTGTCTGTTCCCACGATCGGTATCGGTGCTGGCAACGGTACCTCTGGTCAAGTCCTTGTGCAGGTCGATATGCTTGGAAACTTCCCTCCTGGAAGGTTCCTCCCCAAGTTTGTCAAGAAGTATGGTGATGTATGGGGCGAGAGTTTGAGAGCCATCGAGGCGTATCGAGACGACGTCAAATCTCGTCAATACCCTGGCCCTGAGCACACGTACCCAATTTCAGCAGAGGAGCTCGAGAATTTTACCAAGGCGGTAAAGGATTCATAA